One region of Phycisphaerales bacterium genomic DNA includes:
- a CDS encoding polynucleotide kinase-phosphatase yields MNIELPELSLVVLVGVSGSGKSSFARKHFKPTEVISSDYCRGLVADDENDQAATGDAFDVLCYIAGKRLKNGLLTVVDATNLRPEDRRKYVDLARQHHCLPVAIVLDLPERLCHDRNRTRPDRDFGPHVVRNQRLALRRHLRGLRREGFRHTWVLESPEQVDAALLSRTPLWNNRKHEHGPFDIIGDIHGCFDELIELLDRLGYAVHREANRAEGDWLVTPPADEHGAARTLVFLGDLVDRGPKSPAVLRLVMRLTAEGKAHCVPGNHDIKLLRQLSGKNVQLTHGLAETVAQLDGQPPEFIEHVRVFIDGLVSHYVFDDGRLVVAHAGLKEDMQGRGSGRVREFCLYGETTGETDEFGLPVRYNWAAEYRGRAMVVYGHTPVPQADWLNNTICIDTGCVFGGSLTALRYPTRELISVEAQRPYAAPARPLRPEVDVIQLTAQQQHDTALNLADVAGKRIIDTRLHRNITLREENATAALEVMSRFAADPRWLIYLPPTMSPSETSEREGYLEHPAEAFEHYRTRGVGRVLIEEKHMGSRAVVVICRDAQAARQRFGVNGPHDGTQDIGICYTRTGRRFFDDGALERALLQRVHSAVDRAKLWDELETSWLCLDCELMPWSAKAQALLREQYAAVGSAARHALGEAVAALDAAHAVYGDGVAPLRQKFAQRRQMANQFTTAYRHYCWPVAGIDDLKLAPFHLLASEKAVHASRDHQWHMETLARLCAADERLLLATPFRAVNLNEEADTAQAIEWWMQLTSRGGEGMVVKPFDFIARGTKGLLQPAIKCRGPEYLRIIYGPEYTAPENLVRLRKRGLNRKRSLALAEFALGVESLERFVRREPLRRVHECVFAVLAMESEPVDPRL; encoded by the coding sequence ATGAACATCGAACTTCCGGAACTGTCGCTGGTTGTGCTCGTCGGGGTTTCGGGCTCGGGCAAATCATCCTTTGCGCGAAAGCACTTCAAGCCCACCGAGGTGATCTCGTCAGACTACTGCCGCGGCCTGGTTGCCGACGATGAGAACGATCAGGCCGCCACGGGCGATGCCTTTGACGTGCTCTGCTACATCGCGGGAAAGCGACTCAAGAACGGGCTGCTTACGGTGGTTGATGCGACGAATCTGCGGCCGGAAGATCGGCGAAAATACGTCGATCTCGCGCGGCAGCATCACTGCCTGCCAGTGGCCATCGTGCTCGATCTGCCCGAGCGCTTGTGCCATGACCGCAACCGCACCCGCCCGGATCGCGACTTCGGGCCGCACGTCGTCCGCAATCAGCGCCTGGCGCTACGGCGCCACCTGCGGGGCCTGCGCCGCGAGGGCTTTCGACACACCTGGGTGCTGGAGTCGCCAGAGCAGGTGGACGCGGCGCTGCTTTCGCGCACGCCGCTGTGGAACAATCGCAAGCACGAACATGGGCCCTTCGATATCATCGGCGACATTCACGGCTGTTTCGACGAACTCATCGAGTTGCTCGACCGCCTCGGCTACGCCGTCCATCGCGAGGCGAATCGTGCGGAAGGCGATTGGCTCGTCACGCCGCCTGCAGATGAGCACGGCGCAGCGCGCACGCTCGTCTTCCTTGGAGATCTCGTCGATCGCGGCCCGAAATCGCCCGCGGTGCTGCGGCTGGTGATGCGCCTCACGGCCGAGGGCAAGGCCCACTGCGTTCCCGGCAATCACGACATCAAACTGCTGCGCCAGCTCAGCGGCAAGAACGTGCAGCTCACGCACGGCCTGGCCGAAACGGTTGCCCAACTCGATGGCCAGCCGCCCGAGTTTATCGAACACGTGCGTGTGTTCATCGACGGCCTCGTGAGCCATTACGTGTTTGACGATGGTCGCCTCGTCGTGGCGCATGCCGGCCTCAAGGAGGACATGCAGGGGCGAGGCTCCGGTCGCGTGCGCGAGTTCTGTCTCTATGGCGAAACGACGGGCGAAACGGATGAGTTCGGTCTGCCCGTGCGCTACAACTGGGCGGCGGAGTACCGCGGGCGGGCCATGGTCGTCTACGGGCACACGCCCGTACCGCAGGCCGATTGGCTCAATAACACCATCTGCATCGACACCGGATGCGTGTTCGGCGGATCGCTCACGGCGCTGCGCTACCCGACGCGCGAACTCATCTCCGTGGAGGCGCAGCGGCCATATGCGGCGCCGGCCCGGCCGCTGCGGCCGGAAGTTGACGTGATCCAACTCACCGCTCAGCAGCAGCACGACACGGCGCTCAACCTTGCTGACGTCGCGGGCAAGCGCATCATCGACACGCGGCTGCATCGAAACATTACCCTGCGCGAAGAGAACGCGACCGCCGCCCTCGAAGTCATGAGCCGTTTCGCCGCCGATCCGCGATGGCTCATCTACCTGCCACCGACGATGTCGCCAAGCGAAACGAGTGAGCGCGAGGGCTACCTCGAGCATCCCGCCGAAGCCTTCGAACACTACCGCACGCGCGGCGTCGGACGCGTCTTGATCGAAGAAAAGCACATGGGATCAAGGGCGGTCGTGGTCATCTGCCGGGATGCGCAAGCCGCGAGACAGCGCTTCGGAGTCAACGGGCCACACGACGGGACGCAGGACATCGGCATCTGCTACACCCGCACGGGTCGCCGGTTTTTCGACGATGGTGCGCTTGAGCGGGCGCTTCTGCAGCGTGTGCACAGCGCGGTCGATCGTGCGAAGTTGTGGGACGAACTGGAAACGTCGTGGCTGTGTCTGGATTGCGAACTCATGCCGTGGTCGGCCAAGGCGCAGGCGCTGCTCCGCGAGCAGTACGCTGCCGTCGGCTCGGCGGCGCGCCACGCGCTGGGCGAAGCGGTTGCCGCGCTCGATGCAGCCCACGCTGTATACGGCGACGGAGTAGCGCCATTGAGGCAGAAGTTTGCACAGCGGCGGCAGATGGCCAATCAGTTTACCACCGCGTACCGGCATTACTGCTGGCCCGTGGCGGGAATCGATGATCTCAAGCTCGCTCCGTTCCACCTGCTCGCCAGCGAGAAGGCGGTGCATGCAAGCCGCGATCACCAGTGGCACATGGAGACGCTTGCTCGCCTCTGCGCCGCCGACGAGCGATTGCTGTTGGCGACGCCGTTTCGCGCAGTGAATCTGAATGAAGAAGCTGACACCGCCCAGGCAATCGAATGGTGGATGCAACTGACCAGCCGAGGCGGCGAGGGCATGGTCGTCAAGCCATTCGACTTCATCGCGCGCGGCACGAAGGGCCTGCTCCAACCCGCGATCAAGTGTCGCGGCCCGGAGTATCTGCGCATCATCTACGGCCCGGAGTATACCGCGCCGGAGAATCTCGTCCGCCTGCGCAAGCGCGGCCTGAACCGCAAGCGCTCGCTGGCGCTGGCGGAGTTTGCCCTCGGCGTCGAGTCGCTCGAGCGCTTCGTGCGGCGCGAGCCGTTGCGGCGGGTGCATGAGTGCGTGTTTGCCGTGCTGGCGATGGAGAGCGAGCCGGTCGATCCGCGATTGTGA